The genomic stretch AATCGCCCCTTTCtaaatttctgttttttttcttgagtTTGTTTTGCATTTAGTCGCTCCTGTGCATCCAGAAGTGAACTGCGAATAAGAAATAGATTAATAAATTAACGTTTCAGGTAGAGGAAGTGTTTTGGGGTTGGAATAACGAAGTCCATGTTTTTGACTCGAGGACAAACAATTGGAGCGAACCTCCCACTCAGGTATTGCAAAAAACTCACATggttttacaaataaataaataaataaataaaaccgagCTCTAACAATGACATCATCATGACATCATGAAGCATAGCTGGGGAATGTTACTGGCTTTTTGCCAGAGGGTAATGCATCTGCAGCTGAAAAACAGCATTTTCTGTTCCACGTGTTGGCAGGGTATTCTACCCGCTCCGAGGGCTGCCCATGCGAGCGCCACTCTGGGTAACAAAGGCTACATATGCGGCGGCAGAGTGGTGGTGAGTCCCACAGACAGCCCTCCTTCACATTCCAGCCGAGAGAAGAAAAGTTCACCTAATGTTACAGCGGAGCGTCACATGCCAAAGCCTCTGGAATTAGGCCTCTTCTGTTCGCTGTTAATGAGGCATGACAGTGCTCCGTGCAGGCGGCAGATGAGTGTCTGTGCTATGAGTACCTTCGAAATAACAGCAAAGGCAACTCCTTTGATAGTGCAGAGTTAAGAATCCAGAGTTAAGAATCCAGAGTTAAGAATCCAGAGTTAAGAGTGTAGAGTCTTTCTCACAAGGACTTGATGTCTCTGCTGTGATTTCAGGAGACCAGGAGATGCGATATCCATTGCCTGGATCTTGAGTCTTGGACATGGACAGAAGTGTAAGAAGTGGTTTCTGGGTGGCAAACTGCATGGCTGTTAGTCACTGGTCACCCGCCCTCCACGTAATTTAGGTTCCTGTCGTACATTACATTCCAGCCATTCCACTAAAAGCTGCATTCCATTGCAGTAGTTAAATGGGAATTTCTGACAAAACAATTTAAAATCTCTTCAGAACAATACTTCTTTGTTTCACGTTATGTGATATCGTCCTATAAATCTGTAATGAACACTAGTTAGTTGTGTCATTGCAGTACAGTACAGTTATTGTCATCAGTTGGGTAGACAGGGCAACAGtggccaaaaaaataattactAATTGTTCACTGTATCAGTGCTATAAATAGACATAATTACACCGATCGGCCTCAAcgttaaaaccactgacaggcgAAATGAATAACATTAATTATCTTGTCACAATGGCACCTATCGAGGTGCTTTTTTATATAGGGCAAGTGAACAGGCAGCTCTTGAAGCTGATGTGtaggaagcaggaaaaatgggcaagTGTAAGGATCTAAGTGACCTTGACAAGGGCCAGATTGTGATGGCTAGACGACTGGGTCTGAGCATCTCCAAAACAGCACTTCTTGTGGGGGGTTCCCAGTATGTAGTCGTCAGTACCTACCAATAGTGGTCCAAGGAAAGCCTACTGGTGAACCGACGACGAGGTCATGGGTGCCCAAGGCTCACTGAAGTGCATGGGGAGCAAAGTCTAGTCTGTCTGGTCCCGAaagctactgtagcacaaactgctgaaaaagttaatgctggctacgatagaaaggtgtcagaacagACAGTGCAGCTGGCTGCGTATGGAACTGCATAGCTGCAGACCGGTCAGAGTACCCATGCTGACCCCTGCCCATTGTGGAAGGCATCTACAATGGATATGTGAGTGTCAGAACTGGATGATGGAGCTATGGAAGAAtgtggcctggtctgatgagtcatgtTTTCAGTTACATTAAGTGGAcggctgagtgtgtgtgtgcatggtttTCTAGGGAGAGAGGTGGCACCAGGAGGaactatgggaagaaggcaagctgacggaggcagtgtgatgctctgggtgatgttctgctgggaaagcTTTGGTTttggcattcatgtggatgttactttgacacataccacctacctaaacattactgcagaccaagtacacccATGGCAATGGTATCCGCTGATGGCAACGGCCTccttcagcaggataatgcgccCTGCCACACTGTGAAAATTCTTCAGGagtggtttgaggaacatgaaaaagagttcAAAGTGTTGACCTGTCCCTCAAACTCGCCAGATCTCAGTCCGATCAAGCATCTATGGACTGTGTTGGACACACAAGTCTGATCCCTGGAGGCCTCACCTCAAAACTTACAGGACTTacaggatctgctgctaatgcCTTTCTgtcagataccacaggacaccttcagaggtcttgtggagtccatgcctcAAGGAGAGCTCTTTTGGTGACATGAGGGTGACTTACACAACATTAGGCAGGTGTTTTTAATGTTGTGGCTGATCGGTGTATGTACTTTTCAACTCAAAATGAACAACATGACAGATAAGTAACTTGGGCCATATGGAGTTCACCAGACAGCCAGTCGCACTACTGTAAAATGCAGCATGCAGAATCTGTTGGTTTTCATCATAAAGTGACATGTTTTCCTGTGCTGGGGCGTGACAGTATACCTACGTCTACAATTCCCATCGGACGTTCATGGCACACTCTGACCGCCGTGTCCAACAACACCTTGTTCCTCTTCGGTGGGCTAAGCGTCAAATGTGAGCCACTCAGTAAGTCACCTCCTCCCTCCTCGTCACTGCTTTAGAACCTTCAGAAGCAGCTGTTTGTGAACagcatttgttatttttttctgaaaaagCAAATCACACAGGACAGCGAACAAAGCGCAGTCACTACAAATGTTACCCGGCAGGACAGTAATGCTGAGAAAAATCACATGCTGCCGTCTATGACTGATTTCGCCACACATTCAATAGTTCTGtttcaaaaacataaaaatacgtgtttaaatttgggatagCCAGGTAGCTGTGTTGATCCTTGCGCAATTTTCTCCCCAAAGAAATTGTGGTATGAGGGAATTCATTTCGGCTATAAATTTAGCTGGTGGAGCTATGGGGATCgtaaaaaactgaaaattattGCGGGGTAAAATATTCATCTTGACAACCGAAACCTTGCTTTGTGAAGAAACGTATAGAGCCTCATCTCTTGAGACCATCTATAATTTTCTTCTTCATGCCAGAAAAGTCTTCTGTGAAGGCTTGGGAAAACCTTTATGCCAGTGAACGCATAAGATGTGGTAATACTTGAGCCAATAGGTGAATATTTTTAGCAGCCATATTCAGTGGAAGAAGAACGAATTTGGTAGCAAGCCCTCACAGTCCTCTTTACTTGAGTAGCTCTACTCCTACGTTCTTGCCATGTTGTAGTAATATAAAGCTCTTGCTCCACCGCTAACTTGTAACTGCTGCTGGTCAAGCTTAGCCTAGCAGAACTTGTACATAAGCTGGCTCCTTGACATACTGTCTGCCTTGCTTGTATGTAGCTTTCCACAATAAGCATCTGCCAACTAAATGTCATTCAGTGTAAAAAGTGACAGGATGTGATATAATGACAGCTGGATGTTAGAAAGCAACAGAAGGCAATCATCTGCGTATAATGACAGATATCGCATCGACCTGTCTATCACTATGGGAGATTCTATCCTGCTGTCCCTAATGGCCGGCGGCAGTGCTTCTAAATACGAAGCAAAAAGGGCAGACTGACAAGGACAGCCTTGTCTTGTCTCTCTGCATAGAGGAAAGGCCACTGACTGATTGTAACACTGGAGTGATCATATAAAGATTTTACCAAAGAGGTGGAATTAGTCTCAAATTTAAATCTCTCTGGGACCAACCATAGATAACTGTACACTGTTGAACACCGACAGCACAGCCATTTGGTCAGGTGTCAGGTCTCAATAATGTGTGAGAGCCTGCTGACATTATCCAAAGCCGCCTTCAGTTTTATGAATCCCGTCTGATCAGAGGAGTAGTTTCTCCATAAATTGCTGCATACGACTGGCCAGTACCTTGGCACAAAGCTTGACATCTGCACAGATGAATGATGTTGGCTTCTAACATTCAACATTCAAGTGAACCATTGCCTCTTTTCCGTAAAGCATTCATAAGTGAAACGAAGAATTTTTAACACTTCAGTAATGTGAGGTGGTGTTGGCTGGCAGATAAGATAGGGTCTGAAATAAAGTACCGTGAAGTAAAGTACAATGTCTCAAGGTGATGGATGGACCTTCAACATCCAGACCAAAGAGTGGAAGAAGCTGGAACACAAGCACAAGAACAAACCAAGGTACCATTCACTGTCAAAGCCTTAGTCTGCCATGTGACAGATAGAGCTGTGAGCGTGCCCGGCTAACAATTCATCATTCTAGAAACATTTACTGAATGTTACGATTAAGGTATGGGATCGTTCAAAGTGTCCAGTTCACCTGATGTTTCGAGAATGTCACCGCTCTACTACAACGAGTACTACAACTAAGACTAATAACAGTATAGTAGAGCAGTACTATTCTAATATTATACTACACTATACTAATAATGGCATGGTAGAGCAGCGAGTGGCACTGCCACTTTACAGCTCTATGGTCATGGCTTCAAGTCTGGATGGTGTGTTCACAGTAAACACATTACCCttttataaaatattagttatattataaaatatctTTCAACATTCATCATGTGTAAAGGATGTTCTTGTGCTAATATTGACAAAACCTTTGTTGATAGGTAAAACGTGGAAGTAACGTTCCATTAACGTTACAGTAGGAACCTTCTCCACCAACTTTGAGAAGAACTTTAAATAACGTTAGCTAAAGTTCTGGGGATGTTTCCAATTAGTTTGGAAGATGGTAGATCTCATTGCTGTGGTCTTTAGGCTCGAAAAGAAACCATTCCCAAGGAAAGCAAAGTTTATTTAATAACAAGACAAATATAAGTGCCAGAAATTGTCCTAGAATAAAGTAAATTATGTCTCAGACTTCATTTGTCAGTTTGCCCGAAGTGTGGCTTAAAATTCCCTTAAGAGAAGAACTTTCCTTTAGAGATTGCAAAgtgatgtttatatataaattacgcCTTAATGCAGAGCTCTGCCACACTTGCATACTGTGTTACTTGCTTTTGACATCTTCCTACCCACCGTCTACCTTCAGGTTGTGGCACACAGCATGTCTGGGGAAGGACTCTGACGTCATTGTGTTTGGAGGGAGTCAAGACTACATCCTGTTAGTGGACAAAGTAGGTGCCATGAGAAGCACAGGAGGACATTGATTATctgatgatgctgtcaaaatcTCAGTGCTAAAGATGCCACTTGGTTTAATAGTTTTAAATGTGATACAGATCACGCATATATTCTCTTTGGGGTTAAAACATGCGGCATTGCCTTTTGTCTGCTTATCCAGCTCTATAATAGACTGTAGATATGAGAAAGTACTCAGTTGTTAAGCATTTATGCCATAATCTGTGGTCTCAGGAGGCGAATCTCAGTATCACAGACTGACCATATCTGTTTTTCCTTAGGGCCACTGCAATGATGCACTTGTTTTCCAAACACAGCCATACTCCCTGCAGAGGTAAAATACTCCCAGTCAAATCACTGCCGTTAAATATACAGTCATCCTGTCTCACTTGTGAGGGTTAGGGACAAAGATCCCCAGGAATgtgaaaatgtgcaaataataCTTGTTCACACCTAACTCAAAACAGCCTGTTAGCCTGAATAATAACATTAAAATTCTGTTTATTACTAATATCTAAACAAAAAGTACTATATTGTACACTTTTCATGTCAAATTATTCTGTAATTTCCAACTTAGTTCTTTTTATGTAATATACAAATCATCTAAATTATGGCCCTGTATGAACAAAGGTACTACTACTACATTTTAGACCCGTTATTAAAAAAGGAAAATTAACAGCACTGAAAAGTTTAGAAGTTACTACGAGGAAGGTGAGATTCCAGAGCCACTCAAAGACCTAACACATGAGACAGTATGCACTTCCACTAACAAATTCACATAACACTAATATTTCTATATGATTTTGTGAtcaaagtcattttcagtattgtTTTTGCACGTCGTTTGCAAGCTCCAAAAACATTCTCATTTAACTATTCACATCCAACTGGGAATAACCAGTTGCTGACGACACAGTAGTGCtcggcctcatctccaacaatgATGAGTCGGCCTACTTGAAGGAAGTGGAGAACCTGGGAAGGTGGAACCAGCATAACAGCCTCCAACTGAACGTCAGCAAAACAAAGTAGCTGACTGTGGACTACAGTAGGCAGTGGGGCTCTCACACACCTCTCCACATTAATGGTCCTACAGTGGAGAGGGTGAGCACCTTCAAATACCTCGGCGTCCACCTACAGGAGGACCTCACATGGTCCACACACAGACGTACACTGGTCAGGAAGGCGAGGCAGCGCCTCTACCATCTGAGGCAGTTGAGGAGGTTTAAGGTCTCTCCTGCTGTCCTTAAGGCCTTCTGCTCGGCTGCCGTAGAGTGCATACTGACGGTGACCATCATATAGTAGTTTGGGAACTGCTCTGCCCAGGACTGGAAAGCCCTACGGAGGGTGGTTGGAGCAGCTGAGCGCTGCACCAGATCTGCCTTGTCCTCTCTACAAGACATCTACAACAGTCGCTGTAGGACCAGTGCAACCAAGGATCCATCCCACCCCAATAACTCTGTTTTTCCTGCTGAATTCAGCCAAATGATTCCGCAGCCTTATGACCAGAACAGAAAGATCAAGAAGGAGCTTTTTTCTCCAGTTCACAAGGCCCCTAAACCAGAACAATACTCAATGCCTCTAGGCCTTCCGTCTTATTATTTTTCCTAATTTTTTCTATCTTTTGTTGATcttgcacagctgctcagagtGACCAGGGTTGCATTTCACTACACGTTGTatgtgtacaactgtgtatgtgacgaataaacctcttgaatcttgaatcaaAACCTCAAATGCCATATTCACAAATCTGCAGGGGTGACTGAGAGCTAATGACTGGCCCTAATATAATGGCCATTAAAAGCTTTGATTATGAATTGTGGCCTTTGGATAGTCTGTTTCTGCTGAAAGAGATTAGCAGGGCCAGTCTATCCTATCATCCTGCTGCTATTTCAGGTCACCCAGCAAACTCTGCAATTGTTTGGTTGCCAAGGGCAACAGTGCAAGACACAGCTTAAAAACTTTATCCACCACTTTTGCCGTTTATAATTACAATAGCAGGAAGCATAGATGGCTTCCTACTTGAATGATCTTTAACTGCACACTGATATGTGGAACACTACATAGGGATACTGTAGTGTTATAAGGGGTTACATTCTGTATTATAGCCAGTAACAGCAATGCATAGTGGAATTACATTATTGTATAACCCAGAGGTCTTGGGATCCAGGCAGCAGGTGAAATCTTGGTGCAAAGCTGTGTAAGCTGTGTACTTATTTCTCTACCACCCTCCAACAGCAGCGAGTTCCAGCAGAAAAGGGACACAATGTCTGAAAGGACGTCCCCTGTATCACTGCATCGTAGTCGATTTTGAAAAGGCACAACTCTCAAACTTCTGCTCTAAAGATTTATTTTAGCTGTTTACTGGCAGTTCACATTCCGTGGATACACGGTTTTGGCAAATAGGAAGGATGTGATATGCAGCTCTAGTGGGTATTGGACGTCTTGTGCATATATGTTAGTATATCGCCATGTTCTAGACAGTGCAGTCTGACATACTGGGAAATTCCTGGGGTGTGCCGAGGTTATGAATAGCTGATAATATCTGTGTGTCTCTCACAGACTTTGCGAAGACTGCATTGGCAGGAACGCGAGGATGCTACAGACCCAACTGTCACTGTTACCTTCAAAGCTAATTCAGATCATCCAGAAGAGGATCTCCTTTTTCAGAACTGctaaaagaaagtcaggaaaagCTACAGGCTAGGTAATGGTTACACAACAGCGGATGTCTATAAGGATCCATATACTGGTGTTTTATATACTTTACTAAAATGCACCTTATTGACTTCATCATAATTTAAGTAACTTGCAGAGTTTaatgaacaagttatgtatacaATATATGCAATGTAATGATTGCATATTTTTCACTTTTAAAATTACAGCCCCAATGTTTAGATTTGCAGCTTGTATAAATTATACTTTGTATGGTTATACATTGTTAAACGTGTTTTCAACAAATAAAGATGCCTCTCAACAAAGCTACAAAGGCTGggcaataaaatatttttaattcacTATGCTTCTATAAATagcaaaaataaattatttttcaaCTTCCTGTGGAAAGCATAGTCGACGTTTACCGCAGCTACTGTTACCTTAGCAACATTAGTGTACTGTTGCTATGGGTTTGTAAACAAAGAGCAGACTACATTTGGCGCAGGTTATCTTCGTCATCAAAACAAAAGTAATATAACTTATCTAGTGCAGACTAAAGTGCAGACTAACTGCACATCAACTGACTTTTTATTTGCTGTGGAAATATACTGCATATTGTGTCCAGAACGTGCGGGGCGGTGCAACTATATAGCATTTGAGACGATAGGAAATTTCAATTGCAACAGCCTCACTAAAGCGACTCGTATCGGCATGGATACAAACTCCAAGCTGGAGGACCTAAATTTAACACCTGAAGAAATTGATCGCTTCAGTAATGCCTTTAAAGATGAGAATTTCAGAGAGCTGTTAAAAGAATATGCAGAGGAAATATCGGACCCGGAGAACAAGAAGAGGTATGAAGAGGAAATAACTCAAATGGAGAAGGAGAGGGGTATGGATATTAAGTTTGTTCATCCCAACCCCGGACGAGTCCTGAAAACGAGCTTGGATGGCaagcagaaatgcttcatcaacgTCTGCAGCAACGAATTAATCGCCAAACCCGAATGTAAAGTGGGGATTGGGGCTGATGGGGGAGTCGGCCAGCACTGGTCATTGCCCTACAGCGTGACACCGGGAAGGCCAAACATGGACAATAAAGGCAACAAGTACATGATATACGACGTTGTTTTCCATCCCGATACGCTTTATATTGCAGGGAAAAACACTAGGTTTATGAAGCTGGTGGACAGCACAGCAATCCAGGGCGTACAAAATCAGTTTAATGTCAAATTAGACGAAACCAACGTAAAAGTTTTAAAGATGAAGTACAAGGGCGTTCCGAATCCTAGTGTAATTCGGAAGCCGATTCCTGGTCAGCCAGCAAAGCAAACCGATCCAGACGATCCGCTCCGTTTTCCTTACCCTTACGACTGGACCCAAGGCGAGACTCAGAAACCGACGAAGCCGACAAAGCCTGCGATTGACCCAGATCTACCAAAGAAGCCAACTATACCGCGACACACTGTTAAGTATAGGTCGTACATTGACCTGCAGGACTACAGGTGTTCCCGAGATTCAGCTCCTGGCCCTCGTCCGAGGGAAATGTTGATCATTATCGATTTACCGCTACTTAAATCTGCCGGGGATGCGGACTTGACTGTGACTGAGAGACGCCTGCTTTTAGAGTCTCGGCAGCCAGCTTACAGGCTGGAGCTGCCCCTGTCTTACCCTGTGGATGAAAACAAAGGGGAGGCGAAGTTCAATAAACTCAAGGGACAGCTTACCGTCACTCTACCAGTATTACAGCTGAAAATCCCTTTGATGAATGTTACGGACCTGTCAATACAGCCTGTCAGTGGTGAAGAGAGTCAGATCACGGGCAGTGTTGATGGAAATAATGAGTCGGCCAGATATGAACACGTGGGGGGCGGCCACGCATTGACCAAAGAACCTAATGAACATGATCGTGGTCCTTTGAAAGACGCAGTGACATTACCTTCGCCTTTTGAAAACACTGAACTACTGAACCCATGTAAAAAACGGGTGTCCTCTCATGAACCTAGAGAAAGCCTCGAAAAGACAACTGATGACGAGGGGGTAACTATGGAACAATGTCTCACGTCTTCGAGCAGCAGTGCATCAGGTCACCAGACTCAAACTCCACTATTTACGGAAGAAGTATCCCAGGGCGCCGAGGAGGAAGATGATGAGTTCGCGGACTGTCAGGATTCCAGTGGCAAGGTAATATAACGAAAAGCTATTTGTCTCTGGAATTTTTAACGAAgtctattggggggggggggggggggggtcatattaTCTGTGACCTAGTTTCTATTCAACATAATATAATACATCTCTTCTGAAAGTACGAGACGCAGGAAGGTATGGTATATCCTTTGACATTCATTCCCAAAATCATTTGCATCATATTACAACAAGGTTATTATTAAGAGAAAATTAACAAGGAAAAGGCTATTTATgcacaaaataaaaaagaacaagACATCGTGAAactataaataaaactaaattgGAATTGAATTAGGATATAAGCACAACATATGAATAAGCaacgtaataaaaaataaataacattttgtATTCGCTGCAACTCATTCATTCTGTAATTGTTCTCCAAACTTAAATTTCCTTAAATAGATGGAGCCATTTTTTGTGAGTTAATTCAAAAGGCTTTGCCTTTGTACTTTTACAAGGCAATATAGAATGACGGATTGAGTTTTGAACAATGGAGAAAACATATTTCTATATTGAATGGCTTTTTATAGGTCTATAAGCCCCAGTCTAGGGAAAATGGTTCAGGATCTAAATTACATCTGTAGAAATGACAGCTGAGGGACAGGATGACAGGGTTTTTTAGATATACAGCACGCTATACCCACAATAGGGCAACGCGCAGAGCGACTGGGGGAAACGCTTTCTGAGCAGCGACTGGCAGCGATCCGTGCCCGAGTGCGTGAAAGGAAGAGCCGTCGCGGAGACGCCTGGCGGTACCAGCGCATCCCTTCGTTAGATGCGTGAGATGAGCAAACGTTTCAGATAAACAGGAGGCGGAGAAACGGCACCGCCGTATAGGAGAGAGAGGCAGTTGGGAGATGATGGTGCAGATGGTTTGACCTTAAAAAAAACTCTGGTTCtaatattgtcattttgctagtcATATTTGTGTTGTTTTACCAATAGCAAAATGGTGACTGCTAAACAACCACCATACTACCGCTTAGGGCACATAATGCTTCTTTTGATATGTTCTTTTGTAGTGTAGCAGATTTATGTTTTACCCATCCAATCAGAATCATTAGGTGTTTAAATATACAGCCAATCCTTTTATGTATTACATTTCAAAACTTGATCAGGTTTTGCAGTATCCAAATGGGAAATcacgttttaatattttaaaatatcagaCTTTAAAGTTTAGCAGTGCCTTTCACGCTTGGGAAGGTTTAATGTTGACTTTATTGACACATAAGGTACTTTTTTTCCTACGGATAACAGGTTTTCAAATTATTTAATGCTGCGACAGTGAACGTCGAgtttcagccaatcagcttgcAAATAACTGAATTGgcattttttttgtcatgttGCGCATTAATCAGCGCAGTTATGGGTCAGCACCCTGCCACTGAACAAAAGCCCGATTTTCTACAGTGACAACACTATTAGACAGAGTTATTAAAGTCACCACAATGAAAAGACTcatcttaccccccccccctcccaatatGTCAGCATGATTCAGCTATGTCTTCAAAACATTAGTGCGGACACACAGCAGTAGAGTAATGTATCTAAAAAAGGACTGTTTTCCCAAGCTATCACATAGGTCAGTGGAGGTACGGCTTGTTTGGGCCAAACAGGGGTTGATTATGAGATGCAGTGTTACATCCGCAGTATATTTTGCTCACAGTCATTTATATCCATAGATGTTAGCTGCACGTGTATCAGATTGAATCTGAAGACTGATCAAGCGGCCTAGGAAAGATTAAAAAAACGTCAGCTTCTTCAATGTGTCAGTGACTCACACtgatcaaagaaaaaaaacgtgAAGCTTAAGCAAACGTGTACGTGGGCATAACGGGGTTAATTTTAGCTTATAGCATTTCGCAGTAATATAACTACGTTGGATGATCAGAAAATATGCTTGCATGCATCAACCTTATCAAGCCATTTCCGACCTTAATTGTAATACTACATTATGAGAacgtatgtgtctctgtgactTTGTTTGTTTACCGCTTACTGTTTTGCCTTGACGGCCCCGCAAGTCTCTCTGGCTAAAAGTgtctgccaaaaaaaaaaagtgaaaagatGATCTCTTCCCGCAGCGAATCCATTCCAGCAGGAGAGATAATCTTCACAAAAGGTGGCCAGTCCccgaatcggggggggggggggggggggggggggcgtgatcATCTTTAGAACAGTTTTTCCGTAAACCGATATCAGGTCATGCATCTGTTCACTGAAGGCACAGATGTCCCTCGATCCAAAAACAGGCTACTGCCGTAATTCCAATTCTACTCTTACATAATAtttccctccctcccacccACGACAACACGGCAAGAACACATTCGGCCAGTCCAACAGATGTTGTCACATGATCCATTTTCTTAAATTCAGCCTGTAACATCCTTCTCACTTCATCGAAAGGGGCTTTCGGACTCTGTGGGTGCGCAGATTTCCAGGTCAATTACAATACGTGAGGTAGGGTTCCATTTAAAGCGGCGGTGACGCATTTGCAACCCGCCTTGGTGAAATGTGCAGAGGCAGCAGGAGCCGTGAAAGCAGGTGGCACACATTATACTTCTTAATCTTTCTACTACATAAATTAATTATATCGACATCAATGTAGAGGGTGTAGAGGGGAAGCGTGTTTCGGCACAGGCAATTTCTGAAATCACGGCAAGATATTTTGTAATAGGCATAGGCTGGGGATTAAAATAATGAGGTCCCGCCAACTTTAGAGATTTAATGAAAACTTAGCCACCTATTGCTAATGTGCCGTTAACTATCCCATTGAGGGCTGATAGTCATCCGTGCTTAATAGCATTCGTTGCTGTTCAGCGTTCTCCGATAAACAAACTTCGTATCACTTTACCTCAGATTAACATGTCTGGGAATTTTTCTTGCAGGGCACAGACGCTGACCCACATGGGCCTCTTTACCAGGACAACTTTGTACAGGTAGAGAGCCTCTCCTTTAGGACAGAGATGGAGGGGAAGATGTTCCTTCCCATACAAAGTAATGAGCCAGTGCTTGCAGAAGACTCACGTTTGACATCTACTGATGGGCGGGGCATCCAGGAAACCCCGTCCCCAGGTGAAGAGGTCTCACTAGGCAACCCAAGTCAGCCTCTCCCAGGAAGTGAACAAGATACAGCAATCTGTGACACATCGGCCCTTATTGACGAGGGCAAGGATGGGGAGGCAAATTTTCAGCTCAGTATAGATGGAGGAGAGGTAGAAAAAGAACAGGAATGGGTGGAAGACGACTTACCCACTAGGCAGGGCCACCAGAGCTCTGATGACGAACCTCCATCAGTCATTCTTAGGGAAATCGATCCAGGAGATGGAAGAGTGGAAGTCATAACCGATCATACCACCTCTGCCGCCTTCCGTCTCCAGAACACCCTGTTATATGAACTGGACTAACGTTGAGTCTAAACAGATCAAGCAGTGAATGGCCAGGTAGTCACACCACCTTACGTACCATCAATAAACAATATTGCGTCTGCAGTGGTCCTCACTTAAAGGAGTCCGACTCACATTCTCTCACGTTTCTCTGTCATACCTTCTCCTTCACTGCGACGGCCATTCACTAAATCAAACCGGGTTACGGCTGTAATTTCAAGCGCTGCCTCTCGGGTCATTCTGGGATTGCAGTCTAGTTAAGTGCGACTCAGCGGGAACCCGGACCCAGAAGAGCATCAATCGCGGACGTGGGCTGGATAGAAATACGGCGAGGGGCAGTGAGAGCTTTATGCAgaagg from Brienomyrus brachyistius isolate T26 chromosome 14, BBRACH_0.4, whole genome shotgun sequence encodes the following:
- the dnaaf2 gene encoding protein kintoun, with amino-acid sequence MDTNSKLEDLNLTPEEIDRFSNAFKDENFRELLKEYAEEISDPENKKRYEEEITQMEKERGMDIKFVHPNPGRVLKTSLDGKQKCFINVCSNELIAKPECKVGIGADGGVGQHWSLPYSVTPGRPNMDNKGNKYMIYDVVFHPDTLYIAGKNTRFMKLVDSTAIQGVQNQFNVKLDETNVKVLKMKYKGVPNPSVIRKPIPGQPAKQTDPDDPLRFPYPYDWTQGETQKPTKPTKPAIDPDLPKKPTIPRHTVKYRSYIDLQDYRCSRDSAPGPRPREMLIIIDLPLLKSAGDADLTVTERRLLLESRQPAYRLELPLSYPVDENKGEAKFNKLKGQLTVTLPVLQLKIPLMNVTDLSIQPVSGEESQITGSVDGNNESARYEHVGGGHALTKEPNEHDRGPLKDAVTLPSPFENTELLNPCKKRVSSHEPRESLEKTTDDEGVTMEQCLTSSSSSASGHQTQTPLFTEEVSQGAEEEDDEFADCQDSSGKGTDADPHGPLYQDNFVQVESLSFRTEMEGKMFLPIQSNEPVLAEDSRLTSTDGRGIQETPSPGEEVSLGNPSQPLPGSEQDTAICDTSALIDEGKDGEANFQLSIDGGEVEKEQEWVEDDLPTRQGHQSSDDEPPSVILREIDPGDGRVEVITDHTTSAAFRLQNTLLYELD
- the LOC125707636 gene encoding kelch domain-containing protein 1, with amino-acid sequence MDVTCEPHGAELVARERSGHTALLEGGFLYVWGGYVAVGDDEVFLPSDEIWLYDTQSALWQTHRMGGEIPPPMSGTCGSSLNGHMYIFGGCDDHGHTNQIYCVNLLDGKFTWRKVTNSKGLSPTPRDKLSCWVHDDRLIYFGGYGHKRLGEINNSTNFIVDEASWVEEVFWGWNNEVHVFDSRTNNWSEPPTQGILPAPRAAHASATLGNKGYICGGRVVETRRCDIHCLDLESWTWTEVIPTSTIPIGRSWHTLTAVSNNTLFLFGGLSVKCEPLSDGWTFNIQTKEWKKLEHKHKNKPRLWHTACLGKDSDVIVFGGSQDYILLVDKGHCNDALVFQTQPYSLQRLCEDCIGRNARMLQTQLSLLPSKLIQIIQKRISFFRTAKRKSGKATG